In Geminocystis sp. NIES-3709, a single genomic region encodes these proteins:
- the xisF gene encoding fdxN element excision recombinase XisF, protein MKVGYCRVSKREQAENSHALEQQEKRVREQGAEYIYCDIDSGSKDKRFNFLQLINDIENNIISEVICTRLDRLTRSLVKLKEFIKIVENNNVKLIALDDHVDTSSAVGRFQINMLGSLAEMEVDRLSERVSHGWNHLRDRKVAMNPPFGYCKVNDKFEFDMTPFLCTIHDQKEYSKYTIAQWIINTFFEVKGLRATVRKLNQYFGLFNSSQENGYRVRYQLRFSPSGLHNYLINPVLRGHLCYLKKSKQKDTIIIPNQHSPVITESQYQEIIQILSFNRERRGYGATAPVYPLSGLVFCAECRCACYSVTGNRGKTPGKNYYYQCKNWLVKGCSNKKMIRMDYLESSLINYLKQKYEELTALTLITKTQVIDPQITELQHQIFTLQSLPKNPAITEAIDKLELQIKELDFNQNNQDLSMKENQEYFKSIFSSVGFWDSLLPEDRRDIYRKLVSKIFVKDAEIVDIILKI, encoded by the coding sequence ATGAAAGTAGGGTATTGTAGAGTAAGCAAAAGAGAACAAGCTGAAAACTCACACGCTTTAGAACAACAAGAAAAGAGAGTGAGAGAACAAGGTGCAGAATATATTTACTGTGATATAGATTCAGGCAGTAAGGATAAAAGATTTAACTTTTTACAGTTAATTAATGATATTGAAAATAATATAATTTCTGAAGTTATTTGTACTAGACTCGATCGTCTAACTCGTAGTTTAGTTAAGCTAAAGGAGTTTATTAAGATAGTCGAAAATAATAATGTCAAGTTAATTGCATTAGATGATCATGTAGATACTTCCTCTGCTGTTGGTAGATTTCAAATTAATATGCTCGGTTCTCTTGCAGAAATGGAGGTTGATCGATTATCAGAAAGAGTATCACACGGCTGGAATCATTTAAGAGATAGAAAAGTAGCCATGAATCCTCCTTTTGGTTATTGTAAGGTTAACGATAAATTTGAGTTTGATATGACTCCTTTTCTTTGTACTATTCATGATCAAAAGGAATATAGTAAATATACGATCGCACAATGGATTATTAATACTTTTTTTGAGGTAAAGGGTCTGAGAGCTACAGTAAGAAAGTTAAATCAGTATTTTGGTTTATTTAATAGTTCTCAAGAAAACGGTTATCGAGTTCGTTATCAATTACGATTCTCTCCTTCTGGTTTACATAATTATCTTATTAATCCTGTTCTTCGTGGTCATCTTTGTTATCTTAAAAAGAGTAAGCAAAAAGATACTATTATAATCCCCAATCAACATTCTCCCGTTATAACTGAATCTCAGTATCAAGAGATTATTCAAATATTATCATTCAATCGTGAGCGTCGGGGTTATGGTGCGACAGCTCCTGTTTATCCTCTTTCTGGTCTTGTTTTCTGTGCTGAGTGTCGTTGTGCCTGTTATTCTGTTACTGGTAATCGTGGTAAAACTCCTGGTAAAAATTATTATTACCAGTGTAAAAATTGGCTGGTTAAAGGTTGTTCTAATAAAAAAATGATTCGTATGGATTATTTAGAATCTTCTCTTATTAATTATTTAAAACAAAAATATGAAGAATTAACGGCATTAACTCTTATAACTAAGACTCAAGTAATTGATCCTCAAATTACAGAACTGCAACACCAAATTTTTACCCTTCAATCTTTACCGAAAAACCCTGCTATTACTGAGGCGATCGATAAATTAGAGTTACAAATAAAAGAATTAGACTTTAATCAAAATAATCAAGATTTAAGTATGAAAGAAAATCAGGAATATTTTAAATCTATTTTTTCTTCTGTCGGTTTTTGGGATTCTTTATTACCAGAAGATAGACGGGATATTTACCGTAAATTAGTTAGTAAAATATTTGTTAAAGATGCTGAAATTGTGGATATTATTTTAAAAATTTGA
- the modA gene encoding molybdate ABC transporter substrate-binding protein produces MSKKSFLKGLYIFCLVLLGIIYFPSITRGNNNPKILVGAAASLQPALKEFSKKYPQNVDYSFASSGILQQQIEQGAPIDVFISASSKQMDTLEKKNLLLSNNRKNLLLNQIVLITPQKNSLSLTNFSQLAQPKIKLIAIGEPRSVPAGQYAIEVFKNLGILASLESKFVFGNNVRETLTYVETGNADAGIVYLTDAKSSDKVKVITIADKKLHTSIIYPVAVIKSSKSQQTAKKYLESLQSKTARKIFQKYGFGIAK; encoded by the coding sequence ATGTCAAAAAAATCATTTTTAAAAGGGCTATATATTTTTTGTTTAGTGTTATTAGGAATAATCTATTTTCCCTCTATAACAAGAGGAAATAATAATCCAAAGATTTTAGTAGGTGCAGCGGCTAGTCTTCAACCAGCTTTAAAAGAATTCAGTAAAAAATATCCTCAAAATGTTGACTATAGTTTTGCCTCTTCTGGTATTTTACAACAACAAATTGAACAAGGAGCTCCTATTGATGTATTTATTTCTGCTTCATCGAAACAAATGGATACTTTAGAGAAAAAGAATTTATTATTATCTAATAATAGAAAAAATTTATTACTTAATCAAATTGTCTTAATTACTCCTCAAAAAAATTCTTTATCTTTAACTAATTTTTCTCAATTAGCACAACCAAAAATAAAATTAATTGCAATTGGTGAACCACGAAGTGTACCCGCAGGACAATATGCCATAGAAGTATTTAAAAACTTAGGAATTTTAGCCTCCTTAGAATCTAAATTTGTATTTGGAAATAATGTCAGAGAAACTTTAACTTATGTAGAAACAGGAAATGCTGATGCAGGAATTGTCTATTTGACTGACGCTAAAAGTTCTGATAAAGTAAAAGTAATAACGATCGCAGATAAAAAGTTACACACATCAATTATTTATCCTGTGGCAGTCATTAAAAGTAGTAAATCTCAGCAAACAGCAAAAAAATACTTAGAATCTTTACAAAGTAAAACTGCTAGAAAAATTTTTCAAAAATATGGATTTGGCATCGCTAAATGA
- the modB gene encoding molybdate ABC transporter permease subunit, producing MTINLSPLWISLKVSLFASIITFILGITIAYTLYQYKGKCRSLIETILLIPLVLPPTIVGFLILIFLGKNTIIGQILSRWNFNIIFTWYGAVIACIIIGFPLMFRSTLGTFEQIDSLLLDAARVEGVSEIAIFYHITLPLAFRGILSGIILSFTRMLGEFGATLMVAGNIPNKTQTIPMAIYFSVQAGEFKEGWFWVIILLFFSFFTIFIVNNLSRYKL from the coding sequence ATGACAATTAATTTATCTCCTTTATGGATTTCTTTAAAAGTATCATTATTTGCCAGTATAATTACTTTTATTTTAGGAATTACTATTGCCTATACACTATATCAATATAAAGGAAAATGTCGATCGCTAATTGAAACAATTCTACTTATTCCCCTTGTTTTACCGCCTACTATTGTAGGCTTTTTAATATTAATATTTCTAGGAAAAAATACCATTATTGGTCAAATATTATCACGATGGAATTTTAATATTATCTTTACATGGTATGGTGCTGTCATTGCCTGTATAATTATTGGATTTCCTTTAATGTTTCGATCGACTTTAGGTACGTTTGAACAAATTGATTCATTGTTATTAGATGCGGCAAGAGTTGAAGGTGTATCAGAAATTGCGATATTTTATCATATTACTTTACCCTTAGCTTTTCGTGGAATTTTGTCAGGTATAATCTTATCTTTTACTCGTATGCTAGGAGAATTTGGTGCAACTTTAATGGTAGCTGGAAATATCCCTAATAAAACTCAAACAATTCCTATGGCTATTTATTTTTCCGTACAAGCCGGAGAATTTAAAGAAGGTTGGTTTTGGGTTATTATTCTTTTGTTTTTTTCATTTTTTACTATTTTTATTGTTAATAATTTATCTCGGTATAAATTATAG
- a CDS encoding ABC transporter ATP-binding protein — protein MFLQISNLHKNFETKNGKLAVLKDINMAIKEGEFICAVGASGSGKSTLLRQIAGLDKPCFGEVKIDGKTITSPGPDRGMVFQHYTLYPWLNVQENTEFGLKLQGVSKKERKEKASYYLSVVGLTNFAKSLPKELSGGMKQRVAIARALTSEPKVLLMDEPFGALDIHTKESMHEFILDLWKRTKLTIFMITHDVEEAVFLSDRIYALGSRPGTVRKEMSINLPERNAQVKRHSQFHDYRDELMELLRSHGKEALAVAA, from the coding sequence ATGTTTTTACAAATAAGTAATTTACATAAAAATTTTGAAACAAAAAATGGTAAATTAGCTGTATTAAAAGATATTAATATGGCCATAAAAGAAGGAGAATTTATTTGTGCTGTCGGTGCTTCAGGTTCTGGTAAATCAACTTTATTACGTCAAATAGCTGGATTAGATAAACCTTGTTTTGGAGAAGTAAAAATTGACGGAAAAACGATCACTTCTCCCGGTCCCGATCGAGGAATGGTTTTTCAACATTATACTCTTTATCCTTGGTTAAATGTACAAGAAAATACTGAATTTGGTTTGAAATTACAAGGAGTATCAAAAAAAGAACGCAAAGAAAAAGCTAGTTATTATTTAAGTGTAGTAGGGTTAACTAATTTTGCGAAATCTTTACCAAAAGAATTGTCGGGAGGTATGAAACAACGAGTGGCGATTGCCCGTGCATTAACCTCAGAACCCAAAGTATTACTAATGGACGAACCTTTTGGTGCATTGGATATTCACACCAAAGAATCTATGCACGAATTTATTTTGGACTTGTGGAAACGCACGAAGTTAACTATTTTTATGATCACCCATGATGTAGAAGAAGCTGTATTTTTATCCGATCGAATCTATGCTTTAGGTTCTCGTCCGGGTACAGTCAGAAAAGAGATGAGTATTAATTTACCAGAACGGAATGCTCAAGTCAAGCGTCATAGCCAATTTCATGACTATCGTGATGAATTAATGGAACTATTACGATCGCACGGAAAAGAAGCCTTAGCTGTTGCGGCTTAA
- a CDS encoding ABC transporter permease encodes MMITKNMEKSKANILNGFWRLSEDIPKPLYITLTIASIAIPFVVWWLITTIGDIDPKFLPSPGRVLQAFGRLWNSGDLQKDTIASLWRVGFGFFFAALFAIPIGILMGSFASIRALFEPLFGLMRYMPAPAFIPLLILYLGIGEEPKITLIFIGVFFFNALMVMDTVKFVSKDLIESTYILGGNRWQILTQVILPHSLPGILDACRINLAAAWQLVIVSELIASTEGLGRRISVAGRFLRTDEIFVGLIVIGIIGLSLDLLFQYALRLSCNWSSQKR; translated from the coding sequence ATGATGATAACCAAAAACATGGAAAAAAGCAAAGCAAATATACTTAACGGTTTTTGGCGCTTATCGGAGGATATTCCCAAACCCTTATATATTACCCTAACCATTGCCTCGATCGCTATTCCTTTTGTGGTTTGGTGGTTAATTACAACTATCGGTGATATTGATCCCAAATTTTTACCATCTCCGGGTAGAGTTTTACAGGCTTTTGGGCGATTGTGGAATAGTGGTGATTTACAGAAAGATACCATAGCTAGTTTGTGGCGTGTGGGATTTGGTTTTTTCTTTGCCGCCTTATTCGCTATTCCCATTGGGATTTTAATGGGTAGTTTTGCCAGTATTCGAGCATTATTCGAGCCTCTATTTGGTTTAATGCGTTATATGCCGGCACCTGCCTTTATTCCCCTTCTTATACTTTATCTCGGTATTGGAGAAGAACCAAAAATCACCCTTATATTTATAGGTGTATTTTTCTTTAATGCGTTAATGGTTATGGATACTGTAAAATTTGTATCAAAAGATTTGATCGAATCAACGTATATTTTAGGGGGTAATCGTTGGCAGATTTTAACTCAAGTGATTTTACCCCATTCTTTGCCCGGCATTCTTGATGCTTGTCGCATTAATTTAGCCGCCGCATGGCAATTAGTAATCGTGTCAGAGTTAATTGCGTCAACGGAAGGTTTAGGAAGACGGATAAGTGTAGCTGGAAGATTTCTGAGAACTGACGAAATTTTTGTCGGTTTAATTGTCATTGGAATTATCGGTTTATCTTTAGATTTATTGTTTCAATATGCTTTAAGACTTTCCTGTAATTGGTCTAGTCAAAAACGTTAA
- the hypB gene encoding hydrogenase nickel incorporation protein HypB yields MHQTFDAALEINLLHANQAGADHNRSHFDEWGITCFNLMSSPGAGKTALLEKTLSLLNQDLKMAVIEGDMTTELDADRLRLHNVPVIAINTGRSCHLDSKMVSGGIHQLVAKYDPSQFDLVWVENVGNLVCPAEFEVGEHAKVALLSITEGEDKPLKYPIMFQEANCLLITKMDLAPHLDFDLDKLINNVRQMNPDVTIIPVSSKTEMGLNEWFTWVKNQVNDRKNSQIKEFTIV; encoded by the coding sequence ATGCACCAAACATTCGATGCCGCTTTAGAAATTAATCTACTCCATGCCAATCAAGCAGGTGCTGATCACAATCGATCGCACTTTGACGAATGGGGTATTACTTGCTTCAACCTTATGAGTAGCCCCGGGGCTGGGAAAACCGCTTTACTCGAAAAAACTCTTTCTCTTCTTAATCAAGATCTGAAAATGGCTGTAATTGAAGGGGATATGACGACAGAATTAGATGCTGATCGATTACGCCTCCATAATGTGCCTGTTATCGCCATTAATACGGGTCGATCGTGCCATTTAGACTCCAAGATGGTATCGGGAGGTATTCATCAATTAGTCGCTAAATATGATCCCTCACAATTTGATCTGGTGTGGGTAGAAAACGTTGGTAACTTAGTATGTCCTGCGGAGTTTGAAGTAGGTGAACACGCAAAAGTAGCTTTATTGAGCATCACCGAAGGGGAAGATAAACCCCTTAAATATCCCATTATGTTTCAAGAAGCCAATTGCCTCCTCATTACTAAGATGGATTTAGCACCACATTTGGATTTTGACTTGGATAAATTAATTAATAATGTCAGACAAATGAATCCTGATGTAACTATTATTCCTGTATCCAGTAAGACAGAAATGGGTTTAAACGAGTGGTTTACTTGGGTCAAAAATCAGGTTAACGATCGCAAAAACTCACAAATAAAAGAGTTTACCATTGTTTAA
- a CDS encoding siphovirus Gp157 family protein: METKSTYKLYELSDRIEELESIIDSFEEVQLPEEARKIYEELLKDADQTKADFTDKVDSILSLIQSRKRWLEVRKAEVERLQKLIKKDENTINFLTEYLLKHLEKLEITKLRTNNFNLSVKTASIAPFKLLIEDAKKYPQQYQRVTVEVDKKALKEAVKNGDTEALKYAEFGEKSTYLSIK, from the coding sequence ATGGAAACTAAATCAACTTACAAACTCTATGAATTGAGCGATCGAATTGAAGAATTAGAATCAATTATCGATAGTTTTGAGGAAGTACAACTACCAGAGGAAGCGAGAAAAATATATGAAGAATTATTGAAAGATGCTGATCAAACTAAAGCTGATTTTACAGACAAAGTTGATAGTATTCTATCATTAATTCAATCTCGTAAAAGATGGTTAGAAGTAAGAAAAGCAGAAGTTGAAAGACTGCAAAAACTAATTAAAAAAGATGAGAATACTATTAATTTTTTAACAGAGTATCTATTAAAACATCTTGAGAAATTAGAGATTACTAAACTTCGTACTAATAATTTTAATCTCTCAGTCAAAACAGCATCGATCGCTCCCTTTAAATTATTGATAGAAGATGCTAAAAAATATCCTCAACAATACCAAAGAGTAACAGTAGAAGTAGATAAAAAAGCACTGAAAGAAGCGGTAAAAAATGGAGATACTGAAGCTCTTAAATATGCAGAGTTCGGGGAAAAATCTACCTACTTATCGATTAAATAA
- the speB gene encoding agmatinase produces the protein MTNQPESEAQKALQKETQLSFTGWQQEVQDGLNYGLEAADSIKDRTISTFSRGELPHYAGINTFLKAPYIEDVHKVGNYDIAIVGVPHDSGTTYRPGTRFGPQGIRRISALYTPYNFELGVDLREQIKLCDVGDIFTIPANNEKSFDQISKGIAHIFKSGAFPIILGGDHSIGFPTVRGICRHLGDKKVGIIHFDRHVDTQETDLDERMHTCPWFHATNMANAPAKNLVQLGIGGWQVPRQGVKVCRERATNILTVTDIMEMGLDAAADFAIEKATDGTDCVWISFDIDCIDAGFVPGTGWPEPGGLLPREALYLLKKIVQNTTVCGIEVVEVSPPYDVSDMTSLMATRVICDTMAHLVVSGQLPRKEKPYYIHEEAQVVDEPWS, from the coding sequence ATGACTAATCAACCAGAAAGTGAAGCTCAAAAAGCACTGCAAAAGGAGACTCAATTATCTTTTACAGGTTGGCAACAGGAAGTACAAGACGGTTTAAATTATGGATTAGAAGCGGCTGACAGTATTAAAGATCGCACTATTTCCACTTTCTCCCGTGGAGAATTACCCCACTATGCCGGTATCAATACTTTTCTCAAAGCACCTTATATAGAGGATGTCCATAAAGTTGGTAACTATGATATAGCGATCGTTGGTGTACCCCATGATTCTGGTACTACTTACCGCCCCGGTACTAGATTTGGCCCTCAAGGTATTCGCCGTATTAGTGCCTTATATACTCCTTATAACTTTGAGTTGGGAGTCGATTTAAGGGAACAAATTAAACTCTGTGACGTGGGCGATATATTTACTATTCCTGCTAACAACGAAAAATCTTTCGATCAAATCTCCAAAGGTATTGCCCATATTTTCAAGTCAGGAGCATTTCCTATTATCTTAGGAGGAGATCATTCTATTGGTTTTCCTACCGTCAGAGGTATTTGTCGGCACTTGGGAGATAAGAAGGTGGGAATCATCCATTTCGATCGCCATGTGGACACTCAAGAGACAGACTTAGACGAAAGAATGCACACTTGCCCTTGGTTTCATGCGACTAATATGGCAAATGCACCAGCAAAAAACCTTGTACAACTCGGTATTGGCGGTTGGCAAGTGCCTCGTCAGGGTGTCAAAGTATGTCGTGAAAGGGCTACTAATATCCTTACTGTCACCGATATTATGGAGATGGGTTTAGATGCGGCCGCCGATTTTGCGATCGAAAAAGCAACGGATGGTACTGATTGTGTTTGGATTAGCTTTGACATTGACTGTATAGACGCAGGTTTTGTGCCGGGTACGGGTTGGCCTGAGCCGGGAGGATTATTACCTCGTGAGGCTTTATACTTGCTTAAGAAAATTGTCCAAAATACGACTGTTTGCGGAATTGAGGTAGTGGAGGTTTCACCTCCCTATGATGTTAGTGATATGACTTCTTTAATGGCAACCCGTGTTATTTGCGATACGATGGCTCATTTAGTCGTTTCTGGGCAGTTACCTCGCAAAGAGAAACCCTACTATATTCATGAAGAAGCCCAAGTGGTTGATGAGCCTTGGAGTTAA
- a CDS encoding ASCH domain-containing protein, with protein sequence MMKVITIHQPWAWAIAEGFKTVENRTWQTNYRGLLAIHAGKSKKSLKYLDTVKELTGVENPKLRFGEIIAVVNLTNITIFTHTEWEKWAVKGQYHWLLRNPVKVEPIKINGQMGLWELNNKLIRIKQSKQFEFLSKFRIDELRFILQKYNIDCEDARVVNNVIKAIESSGLSNEEIWEMVGKYRGTYRKKLNIENLPLFNKF encoded by the coding sequence ATGATGAAAGTAATTACAATACATCAACCTTGGGCATGGGCAATTGCCGAAGGATTTAAAACAGTAGAAAACAGAACATGGCAAACTAATTACAGAGGATTATTAGCTATCCATGCAGGAAAATCAAAAAAATCTTTAAAATATTTAGATACGGTAAAAGAATTAACTGGTGTTGAAAATCCTAAATTAAGATTCGGTGAAATTATCGCAGTAGTTAATTTGACAAATATTACTATTTTTACTCATACTGAATGGGAAAAATGGGCAGTAAAAGGACAGTATCACTGGTTATTAAGAAATCCAGTAAAAGTAGAACCAATTAAAATTAATGGACAGATGGGGTTATGGGAATTAAATAACAAATTAATAAGAATTAAACAATCCAAACAGTTTGAATTTCTCTCTAAATTTCGGATAGATGAATTAAGATTTATTTTACAAAAATACAATATTGATTGTGAAGATGCGAGAGTGGTAAATAATGTCATCAAAGCAATTGAATCATCAGGATTAAGTAATGAAGAAATTTGGGAAATGGTAGGGAAATATAGAGGAACTTATCGAAAAAAATTAAACATTGAGAATTTACCATTATTTAATAAATTTTAG
- a CDS encoding ABC transporter substrate-binding protein — protein MKRRSLLSYIVIFLATVSLSVACSNPASNSQTNTETPTTPNTSTETEVRLGFSAWPGWFPWQVANDQGIFDQNNVKVDLKWFDGYLESISTLNAQQIDANSQTLGDTVNSIAGGADQVVVLVNDNSTGNDKIIVSEGINSVQDLKGKKVAAEEGTVDHFLLLLGMKEAGLSPDDIEFVPLETGSAAAAFVAGQVDAVAVFAPFTTQALTRPNSKELFSSKDFPGSISDHLVFTRKFVEENPEQVQAMVDSWFATLDYIQQNPDQANEIMAKRAGVSVDEYKEYAGGTKLFTIEENLEAFKEGNDMKSLYFSGQEMSKFLVDVGLATQPADITNIFDDRFVKAYAEKNKTKS, from the coding sequence ATGAAACGACGATCGCTCTTATCATATATTGTCATATTCTTGGCAACTGTTAGCTTAAGTGTAGCTTGTTCTAACCCCGCATCTAATAGTCAGACTAACACAGAAACCCCGACAACTCCAAACACTTCCACTGAAACTGAAGTCAGATTAGGTTTTAGTGCTTGGCCTGGTTGGTTTCCTTGGCAAGTAGCAAATGATCAAGGTATTTTTGATCAAAATAATGTCAAGGTTGATCTCAAGTGGTTTGACGGTTATCTTGAATCTATTAGTACTTTAAATGCTCAACAAATTGACGCAAATAGTCAAACATTAGGAGATACTGTAAATTCGATCGCCGGAGGTGCTGATCAAGTAGTAGTCTTAGTCAATGACAACTCCACAGGTAACGATAAAATCATCGTCAGTGAAGGGATTAATTCTGTTCAAGATTTGAAAGGCAAAAAAGTAGCAGCAGAAGAAGGCACCGTAGATCATTTTCTCTTACTTTTGGGCATGAAGGAAGCAGGTTTATCTCCTGATGATATTGAATTTGTACCCCTTGAAACAGGTTCAGCTGCAGCAGCATTTGTGGCAGGGCAAGTTGACGCGGTGGCAGTGTTTGCACCCTTTACGACTCAAGCCTTAACTCGTCCAAATAGTAAAGAATTATTTAGTTCTAAGGATTTCCCCGGTTCAATTTCCGATCACCTTGTTTTTACCCGTAAATTTGTAGAGGAAAACCCAGAACAAGTACAGGCAATGGTTGATTCTTGGTTCGCTACCTTAGACTATATTCAACAAAACCCAGATCAAGCTAATGAAATTATGGCAAAACGGGCAGGAGTTTCCGTTGATGAATATAAAGAATATGCAGGAGGGACAAAATTATTCACTATTGAGGAAAATTTAGAGGCATTTAAGGAGGGTAATGATATGAAATCTCTTTATTTTTCTGGTCAAGAAATGAGTAAATTTTTAGTAGATGTGGGATTAGCAACTCAACCTGCAGATATTACTAATATTTTTGACGATCGATTTGTCAAAGCCTATGCAGAAAAGAACAAAACTAAAAGTTAA
- the hypA gene encoding hydrogenase maturation nickel metallochaperone HypA produces MHETDMTKALIMTVKDWYESQPEPYKIDKVHLLVGNFTGVEPASLEFAFEVQTRNTFLDGAKLAIKEIPLVAYCHHCQEEYKPEIGLQYFCPKCHSPMDDIRSGRELKIDRLEYSCVCSP; encoded by the coding sequence ATGCACGAAACAGACATGACAAAGGCATTAATTATGACAGTAAAAGACTGGTACGAATCACAACCTGAACCTTACAAAATCGATAAAGTTCATCTATTGGTAGGAAATTTTACAGGAGTTGAACCTGCTAGTCTCGAATTTGCCTTTGAAGTTCAAACCCGTAACACTTTCCTTGACGGTGCAAAATTGGCAATTAAAGAAATTCCCTTAGTGGCTTATTGTCATCATTGCCAAGAAGAATACAAACCTGAAATCGGTTTACAGTATTTCTGCCCTAAGTGTCATTCCCCTATGGATGACATTCGCTCTGGTAGAGAGTTAAAAATCGATCGACTTGAGTATTCTTGTGTTTGCTCCCCCTAA
- a CDS encoding ISAzo13-like element transposase-related protein — MHISIIVFKQSIVLLFRITDFLPVETMLAWAKTMTWKGLRPIVNFSEKVYEKGISLTKKEMKNIEMHLERNPDLPKWDILIRSS; from the coding sequence GTGCATATCTCAATAATTGTCTTTAAGCAGTCAATAGTACTTTTGTTTCGCATAACTGACTTTCTCCCTGTAGAAACTATGTTAGCTTGGGCAAAAACCATGACATGGAAAGGATTAAGACCAATTGTTAACTTCAGTGAGAAAGTATATGAAAAAGGAATCTCTTTAACAAAAAAAGAAATGAAAAACATTGAAATGCACTTGGAACGTAATCCAGACTTGCCAAAATGGGATATTCTTATCCGATCTTCTTAG
- a CDS encoding glutathione S-transferase family protein: protein MELSKMYRLYDFLPSGNGYKVRLLLSQLKIPFHWIEVDILREETRKFEFLTKNPNGRIPVLEISPNQYLAESNAILYHLSQNTSYFPSDSWYSAQVMQWLFFEQYSHEPYIATSRYWLTILNQPEEYQRELEKKKQGGYHALKIMEAHLQTRSFFVNEQYTIADIALYAYTHVAEEGGFNLQSFPSILSWLNRIEQKPDYIPITYRF from the coding sequence TTGGAGTTAAGTAAAATGTATCGTCTTTATGATTTTTTGCCTTCGGGAAATGGTTACAAAGTACGATTGCTATTAAGTCAACTCAAAATTCCTTTTCATTGGATAGAAGTTGATATTTTAAGAGAAGAAACAAGAAAGTTTGAGTTTTTGACGAAAAATCCCAATGGTAGAATACCAGTATTAGAAATTTCTCCTAATCAATATTTAGCTGAATCTAACGCTATTCTTTACCACTTAAGTCAAAATACTTCCTATTTTCCTTCTGATTCATGGTATAGCGCTCAGGTAATGCAATGGTTATTTTTTGAGCAATACAGTCATGAACCATATATAGCAACTTCTCGATATTGGTTAACAATTCTCAATCAACCTGAAGAATATCAAAGGGAATTAGAGAAAAAAAAACAAGGAGGATACCATGCTTTAAAAATAATGGAAGCACATTTGCAAACAAGATCATTTTTTGTCAATGAACAATATACCATTGCCGATATTGCTTTATATGCTTATACCCATGTAGCAGAAGAAGGAGGATTTAATTTACAATCGTTTCCCTCAATTCTTTCTTGGTTGAATCGTATTGAGCAGAAACCTGACTATATTCCCATTACCTATAGATTTTAA